In Neoarius graeffei isolate fNeoGra1 chromosome 15, fNeoGra1.pri, whole genome shotgun sequence, a single genomic region encodes these proteins:
- the hp gene encoding haptoglobin, which translates to MKWFSVAFFLFGLMICLAEARVVDGIKEHTATDTSTALRTRRMVGGLLTPSHVPWQALVYLSDSKLDGGIGGGALIAPQWILTAGRNLFVRKTQKDTRGKEPLIPKVYLGIVQRSKANATTEVAVEKVFLHPAFQNASDVDNDLALIQLKEPVSFNDKIFPIPLPERGDNLEENKGQRGVIAGWGWGPLLTFSESLKFLSLPVIQSDTKDNKIRTTHTEFQENVCYGDAGGALALLNPDTKKVYAAGILSYDEACTRNEETVFIRISAYLPWIHSVISGDSDRFSSLRTSIMNDLLSK; encoded by the exons ATGAAGTG GTTCTCTGTAGCTTTTTTCCTCTTTGGCTTGATGATCTGTCTAGCAGAGGCACGTGTGGTTGATGGGATAAAAGAGCACACTGCAA CAGACACAAGTACAGCTCTGAGGACCAGGCGTATGGTGGGGGGTCTCCTCACTCCCAGCCATGTTCCCTGGCAGGCCTTGGTATACCTCAGTGACAGCAAGCTGGATGGAGGTATCGGCGGAGGAGCTTTGATTGCCCCTCAGTGGATTCTGACTGCTGGCAGGAATCTGTTTGTGAGGAAAACACAAAAAGATACTAGGGGAAAAGAGCCCTTGATCCCAAAAGTCTATCTGGGTATCGTCCAGCGTTCCAAAGCTAATGCTACTACTGAAGTGgcagtggagaag GTGTTTCTACATCCAGCTTTCCAGAATGCCTCAGATGTAGACAATGACCTGGCACTAATCCAGCTGAAAGAGCCGGTGAGCTTCAATGACAAAATTTTCCCCATCCCTCTGCCTGAAAGAGGGGACAACCTGGAAGAGAACAAGGGACAGAGAGGCGTCATTGCTGGTTGGGGCTGGGGGCCGCTTTTAACATTCTCTGAAAGCCTCAAGTTCCTCTCCCTTCCAgttatccagagtgacacaaAGGACAATAAGATTCGGACGACCCACACTGAATTCCAGGAGAACGTTTGTTATGGAGATGCAGGTGGAGCTCTGGCTCTCCTTAACCCTGATACGAAAAAAGTCTATGCTGCTGGAATCCTTTCCTATGATGAGGCGTGTACTAGAAATGAGGAAACTGTCTTTATAAGGATCTCGGCATACCTGCCATGGATCCACAGTGTGATTAGTGGTGACTCAGACAGGTTTTCGTCTCTCCGTACTTCCATCATGAATGATTTGCTTTCAAAGTAA